The following are encoded together in the Capsulimonas corticalis genome:
- a CDS encoding RICIN domain-containing protein — MTRIQKWERCVPLLLGIAAMTAAATPAGAYTLVGDTANPAQLLTAIRNAYNAGSNGVTIRPGKYAIPINPSGTAWDLSGMSNFTIDAPGVTLFFADSAYNLVWLSNNNNFTILGATFSSPPNFTQGRVYNAGSDAGGNYMDVQLDAGYPTDFTNTAHWTANEPFNVFDKTTRRWKTATADYGTTSLPITLDAANRKYRWHINTGDFLPFNTTIVNGDYIGIHGQSQQFMGIGTCSNVTFRNMTVNIGGENTWNASACGLITFDHCSYVYQPAPPGASAIGLYGPNGIQAGWNRQGLVMTNCLWQGSPDDVVNADAFTAPVGQASGSTLTYTGGGYVNNGDRLYFYDANGNVVGQRTVTSAPIHANFTPPDNTYGSVEWLNVTLDQPITLPYKYQMADINHADIGLTMKNCVIQNCRDVSLVISGVNADIENCLFETGTVSAISCENFSDNLTIKNNVFTYNGFTAANIWNRRNSAAIQIDRYGLSGRPNTNTTIQNNTFYNNYGVNISLMNSDGAWVTGNSFLNTHQDAPGVSIYTAGAGGYGQDAHSVIWLGHDNNTTLSGNTVAGQGANGSALIETDGACTNTKGLTSGVSYADTAVFEAENGVITNSVVSSNSAASNGQYVGGMVNANSSVKFTVNVPVAGYYPIFASYANASVDGAGNPQGATHNVVVNGGAAVPISYAYTGLWGVNAAAFTQDYVSGVVVRLNAGVNTIQFNLGNMFAELDKITILTPQQTDASSFFQLFNQNSGKVLAVQGASTSGGTPLQQYSDNGALDHHWKFQYVGNGYYKILNQNSGLELAANGAALVAPNGAQLIQNVSNGADDHLWKLVATGGGYFKIVNHRTGYVIEVTGGGTGDGALIYQNADSGGANQHWKLLDSRSGSNYRIGNSFTGKVLTPSGGQTADGTLLTQWDDNGAADHVWKLLDQGYGLYKFLNTNSGREMTIAGGSLNIADACISTVGNGADHFWRLLDSSGSFTLLNLNSGLVMGVNGMSAANGAEIFQTPENFSADHLWQLH, encoded by the coding sequence ATGACGCGTATTCAAAAATGGGAGCGATGCGTTCCCCTGCTGCTCGGAATCGCCGCCATGACGGCGGCCGCGACGCCGGCCGGCGCTTACACGCTGGTGGGCGACACGGCGAACCCGGCGCAGCTCCTCACGGCGATCCGAAACGCCTATAACGCCGGATCGAACGGCGTGACCATTCGGCCGGGAAAGTACGCCATTCCGATCAATCCCAGCGGAACCGCCTGGGATCTCTCGGGAATGTCCAACTTCACGATCGACGCCCCCGGCGTGACTCTTTTCTTCGCCGACAGCGCTTACAATTTGGTGTGGCTGTCGAATAACAATAACTTCACGATCCTGGGGGCGACATTCTCGTCGCCGCCTAACTTCACTCAAGGACGCGTTTATAATGCGGGCAGCGACGCCGGCGGCAACTATATGGATGTACAGCTCGACGCCGGATATCCCACGGACTTTACCAACACCGCCCACTGGACGGCGAACGAACCCTTCAACGTGTTTGACAAGACAACCCGCCGTTGGAAAACGGCGACCGCGGACTACGGAACAACATCGCTGCCCATAACTCTGGACGCCGCAAACCGCAAATATCGCTGGCATATCAATACCGGCGATTTCCTTCCCTTCAACACGACGATTGTCAATGGCGATTATATCGGGATCCACGGCCAATCTCAGCAGTTTATGGGGATCGGCACATGCAGCAACGTAACTTTCCGTAATATGACCGTCAATATCGGCGGCGAAAACACCTGGAACGCCAGCGCCTGCGGTCTGATCACCTTCGACCATTGCAGCTATGTCTATCAGCCCGCGCCGCCGGGAGCATCCGCCATTGGTCTGTACGGACCGAACGGCATTCAGGCCGGATGGAACCGCCAAGGACTGGTGATGACCAACTGTCTGTGGCAAGGTTCGCCGGACGATGTGGTGAACGCGGACGCCTTTACAGCCCCCGTCGGTCAGGCGAGCGGGAGCACGCTCACCTATACGGGCGGCGGATATGTGAACAACGGGGACCGATTGTATTTTTATGACGCGAATGGCAATGTCGTCGGCCAGAGAACGGTCACCAGCGCCCCTATCCATGCCAACTTCACCCCGCCCGACAACACCTACGGCAGTGTGGAGTGGCTCAATGTCACGCTCGACCAGCCGATCACCCTGCCCTATAAATATCAGATGGCGGACATCAACCACGCGGATATCGGCTTGACGATGAAGAATTGCGTGATTCAGAACTGCCGTGATGTTTCTCTGGTGATCAGCGGCGTCAACGCCGATATCGAAAACTGCCTCTTCGAGACAGGCACGGTTTCGGCGATCTCCTGCGAAAACTTCTCGGACAATCTGACGATCAAGAACAACGTGTTCACCTACAACGGCTTCACGGCGGCAAACATATGGAACCGACGCAACTCGGCGGCGATCCAAATCGACCGCTACGGCTTGAGCGGACGGCCAAACACAAACACCACAATCCAAAACAATACGTTTTATAACAACTACGGCGTCAACATTTCCCTGATGAATTCCGACGGCGCCTGGGTGACTGGGAACTCCTTCTTAAACACGCATCAGGACGCGCCCGGCGTCTCTATCTACACCGCCGGCGCGGGCGGCTACGGACAGGATGCACACTCCGTGATCTGGCTGGGACATGACAACAACACGACGCTGTCGGGAAATACTGTCGCCGGCCAGGGAGCGAACGGCAGCGCGCTGATTGAGACGGATGGAGCCTGCACCAACACAAAGGGCCTGACCAGCGGCGTTTCTTACGCCGACACCGCCGTTTTTGAAGCCGAAAACGGAGTCATCACGAATTCTGTTGTCAGCTCCAACAGCGCCGCCTCCAATGGACAATATGTCGGCGGCATGGTCAACGCGAACAGCTCGGTAAAGTTCACCGTGAATGTTCCGGTGGCCGGCTATTACCCCATCTTCGCCTCCTACGCTAACGCCAGTGTTGACGGAGCAGGCAATCCACAGGGAGCCACTCACAACGTTGTGGTGAACGGCGGCGCGGCTGTTCCCATCTCCTATGCATACACCGGGCTTTGGGGAGTGAACGCGGCGGCGTTCACGCAGGATTATGTTTCCGGCGTAGTCGTTCGCCTGAACGCAGGCGTCAATACGATCCAGTTCAATCTGGGAAATATGTTTGCTGAGCTCGACAAGATCACCATTCTGACTCCTCAGCAGACGGACGCCTCTTCCTTTTTCCAGCTCTTCAACCAGAACAGCGGAAAAGTGCTGGCCGTTCAAGGGGCGTCCACAAGCGGCGGGACGCCGCTACAGCAGTACTCAGACAACGGCGCGCTGGATCACCACTGGAAATTTCAATATGTCGGGAACGGCTACTATAAAATTCTCAATCAAAACAGCGGTTTGGAGCTCGCCGCCAACGGCGCCGCCCTCGTCGCTCCTAATGGCGCCCAGCTCATTCAAAACGTCAGCAACGGCGCCGACGATCACTTGTGGAAGCTTGTCGCCACAGGAGGCGGATACTTCAAAATCGTCAACCATCGAACGGGATATGTGATCGAAGTGACAGGAGGCGGGACTGGCGACGGCGCTTTGATCTACCAAAATGCAGACAGCGGCGGCGCGAACCAGCATTGGAAGCTGCTGGACAGCCGATCGGGCAGTAACTATCGAATTGGAAACTCCTTTACCGGCAAGGTCCTGACGCCCAGCGGCGGGCAAACAGCAGACGGAACTCTTCTGACGCAGTGGGACGACAATGGCGCAGCCGACCATGTCTGGAAGCTCCTAGATCAGGGATATGGGCTCTACAAATTCTTGAACACGAATAGCGGAAGGGAAATGACGATCGCCGGCGGTTCGCTTAACATTGCAGACGCATGCATTTCCACGGTAGGCAACGGCGCGGATCATTTTTGGCGCCTGCTCGACTCCAGCGGAAGCTTTACACTGCTCAATCTGAACAGCGGCTTGGTGATGGGGGTTAACGGGATGAGCGCGGCGAACGGCGCGGAGATCTTTCAGACACCGGAGAACTTCTCGGCGGACCATCTGTGGCAGCTGCATTAG
- a CDS encoding AAA family ATPase yields the protein MNFYQPPAQPVEESTPTYASQNEVQRVADAITAEIHKAVVGQDDAIESALAALFADGHVLLEGVPGTAKTLLVRALSAAVSTDFKRIQFTPDLMPSDITGTRIFDQKLSEFVFKPGPIFTGLLLADEINRTPPKTQAALLEAMQEHRVTVDGETHDLGSVFMVFATQNPIEFEGTYPLPEAQLDRFLLKILVSYPPAEAEQSILRRYHQGFDSNDLETTNIQSVADAATIENCRAIIKKVRVEDAMFRYISALVFATREHRHLVLGGGPRASIALLQVGKAMAAMRGRDYMIPDDVKSIAPAVLRHRLLLRPEAEIEGATADNVIEGILGSLEVPR from the coding sequence GTGAACTTTTATCAGCCGCCGGCCCAGCCGGTCGAGGAGAGCACGCCGACCTACGCCAGCCAGAACGAGGTGCAGCGGGTGGCCGACGCCATCACGGCGGAGATCCATAAGGCCGTTGTCGGCCAGGACGACGCCATTGAAAGCGCCCTCGCCGCGCTTTTCGCCGACGGCCACGTGCTGCTCGAAGGCGTACCCGGCACCGCGAAGACGCTGCTGGTGCGCGCCCTCTCGGCCGCCGTCTCCACGGACTTCAAGCGCATCCAGTTCACGCCGGACCTGATGCCCTCGGACATCACCGGCACCCGGATTTTCGACCAGAAGCTCAGCGAGTTCGTCTTCAAGCCCGGCCCGATCTTCACCGGCCTGCTGCTTGCCGATGAAATCAACCGCACACCGCCCAAGACCCAGGCGGCGCTGCTGGAGGCGATGCAGGAGCACCGTGTCACCGTCGACGGCGAGACGCACGATCTTGGCTCCGTCTTCATGGTCTTCGCCACCCAGAACCCCATCGAGTTTGAGGGGACTTATCCACTGCCGGAAGCCCAGCTCGACCGCTTCCTGCTCAAGATCCTGGTGTCCTATCCGCCCGCTGAAGCCGAGCAATCGATTCTGCGCCGCTACCATCAGGGCTTCGATTCGAACGATCTGGAGACCACGAATATCCAGTCCGTGGCGGACGCCGCCACGATCGAGAACTGCCGCGCGATCATCAAGAAAGTGCGCGTGGAAGACGCGATGTTCCGATATATTTCCGCGCTCGTGTTCGCCACGCGCGAGCATCGCCATCTGGTGCTCGGCGGCGGCCCGCGCGCCTCGATCGCGCTGCTGCAAGTCGGCAAGGCGATGGCGGCGATGCGCGGCCGCGACTATATGATTCCGGACGATGTAAAATCCATCGCTCCGGCGGTTCTTCGGCACCGCCTGCTGCTCCGGCCCGAAGCGGAGATCGAAGGCGCGACGGCGGACAACGTCATCGAAGGCATTCTCGGGAGCCTGGAAGTTCCCCGTTAA
- a CDS encoding LamG-like jellyroll fold domain-containing protein yields the protein MIAIHFAPKRMFIRATLLLMGLIVPVVVRAYPTVGSTSNPGGLLASIQNAYNSGTGGVVIAPGTYNLPAPSGYWCLDFNNMANFVIQAKNVTLLMADGVHGGMHFGNCQNVTLDGLVANGCTFTTLKPNFTQGSILSGGSDAAGSYLDVQIDAGYPSDLNNTAVFTPYDGTTFALGYNFDKNSRRYKTKEIDFGVRSAAVLDFASRKWRFHVDNSAVLPGNGLNAIGDPICLIGAMPHGIGLDNCTVTLKNLNLPWGDNGSYEGGGGPNRWINVRGTYQTKPSGATATALMGFNGVNVGSEHVGPDVEGCAFEGAPDDMWNLHAAFEQVGSISGMTLTVGAANFRNDIQNGDTLRFYDQKLNLIDTAQVTSAPLPVSFTQPFSSHWGEFQNASSVGYYTLSLSHAVTAPYDTLVEDASACCAGAKFLNNRITNIRSCGLLLKGDNPDVENNMIDGCSGAGVAIFCSTGWGEAGFVHGATIKNNTIMNCGYWDREDLWTAGALTVGMDPDDDTITGEDHQNILIQNNTFDNNAGVDLSVKHAAHVRILGNTFQNTHFAGLRPGVWTGFDPGSVIWLGQCQDITLARNTVSNLGPSATALVTAAATALAVHGIGSGVTQMGKTFTLVNRDSSLLLDTTGDGVQALQWVVNDAPSQHWTFAAAGGGYFTAANASNGKLLGVNNSLATGQRLQNETANSSASQQWSFAPADHGYGALVNKNSLLSGSINLATNGGAPVTQQLASSRIDQQWSLRFLDDAAAYYAFNDNGGAAAADNSGHGNNGALIGGAGWTLGLGGSAASLSGSGQYVDLSRPVLNTAQSFSVSCWVKLNAITNWQTFASQTIGNTASFFLQLRADGHFGFTTFAADNYTNGVTAASTFTPQPGVWYHLAGVYNQPLQQIKLYVNGVLQSAQYNAVTASAPGHTLLGSAFGGGAPTDFVGGAIEDTRLYQRALLDSDVTNLAQTFSVPIPPAQCETLFDENSGTTADDASGHGKIGALIGGAGWTDGVLGAAVNLSGAGQYVSLNGPAINTSQSFTVAAWVKLNALGGYQTILSQDGANISAFFLQARSDNHFIFIVPQTDSTGSSLAGAWAPTAAITGQWTQLIGVYDASNGLVKLYINGVLTASTSCPGAFAAAGGAQIGRGKWNGPVDFWNGAIDSVREYQRAFSDADALSYYNTGQ from the coding sequence ATGATTGCAATACATTTTGCGCCGAAGCGAATGTTCATTCGCGCCACGCTGCTTCTGATGGGCTTGATCGTCCCGGTCGTTGTGAGGGCCTATCCTACTGTCGGATCGACCAGTAACCCAGGAGGGTTGCTAGCGTCGATCCAAAACGCCTACAACTCGGGAACAGGCGGAGTCGTGATCGCGCCTGGGACATACAACCTCCCCGCGCCGTCCGGTTACTGGTGTCTCGACTTCAACAATATGGCGAATTTCGTGATTCAGGCAAAGAATGTGACCTTGCTGATGGCGGATGGCGTCCACGGCGGCATGCATTTTGGCAACTGCCAAAACGTCACTCTGGACGGCTTGGTCGCGAATGGCTGCACGTTCACCACACTGAAGCCGAATTTTACCCAGGGATCCATCTTATCGGGAGGATCTGACGCTGCTGGCTCCTATCTGGACGTACAGATTGACGCTGGATACCCCAGCGATCTGAACAATACCGCGGTGTTTACGCCGTATGACGGAACCACTTTCGCACTTGGCTATAACTTCGATAAGAATTCCCGTCGCTACAAAACGAAAGAGATCGATTTTGGGGTTCGCAGCGCCGCCGTGCTCGATTTCGCCAGCCGCAAATGGCGATTTCATGTCGACAACAGCGCCGTGCTGCCCGGGAATGGCTTGAACGCCATCGGCGACCCCATCTGCCTGATCGGCGCGATGCCCCACGGTATCGGCCTCGACAACTGCACGGTGACGCTCAAAAATCTGAATCTGCCCTGGGGAGATAACGGCTCCTATGAAGGCGGCGGCGGTCCCAACCGCTGGATCAATGTACGCGGAACCTACCAAACCAAGCCCTCTGGCGCGACCGCGACCGCGCTGATGGGCTTCAACGGCGTAAACGTCGGCTCCGAGCATGTCGGTCCCGATGTGGAGGGATGCGCATTTGAGGGCGCGCCGGACGATATGTGGAATCTTCACGCCGCGTTCGAACAGGTCGGGAGCATTTCGGGAATGACGCTTACGGTCGGCGCCGCCAACTTCCGCAACGACATACAGAACGGCGACACCCTGCGTTTCTACGATCAAAAGCTCAATCTGATCGATACCGCCCAGGTGACCAGCGCTCCGCTGCCGGTGAGTTTTACCCAGCCGTTCAGTTCTCACTGGGGCGAATTTCAGAATGCGTCCAGCGTCGGCTACTACACCCTGTCGCTCAGCCATGCCGTGACCGCCCCTTATGACACGCTTGTGGAGGACGCCAGCGCCTGCTGCGCGGGCGCAAAGTTCCTGAACAACCGGATTACCAACATTCGAAGCTGCGGTCTGCTGCTCAAGGGCGACAATCCCGATGTCGAGAATAATATGATCGACGGATGCAGCGGCGCGGGCGTCGCGATCTTCTGCTCGACGGGATGGGGCGAAGCGGGTTTCGTCCATGGCGCGACCATCAAAAACAATACCATCATGAACTGCGGCTACTGGGACCGCGAGGACCTCTGGACCGCCGGCGCGCTTACCGTCGGCATGGATCCCGACGACGATACGATCACCGGCGAAGACCATCAGAACATCCTGATCCAGAACAATACGTTCGATAACAACGCCGGCGTGGACCTGTCCGTGAAACACGCCGCGCACGTGCGGATTCTGGGCAACACCTTCCAAAACACGCATTTCGCGGGATTGCGGCCGGGCGTATGGACCGGTTTCGACCCCGGCTCCGTTATCTGGCTCGGCCAGTGCCAGGATATCACGCTGGCGCGCAATACCGTCTCCAACCTGGGACCGAGCGCAACGGCGCTGGTCACGGCCGCCGCGACGGCGCTGGCCGTGCACGGGATTGGGTCCGGCGTCACGCAGATGGGCAAAACGTTCACGCTGGTCAACCGTGACAGCAGCCTGCTGCTCGACACCACGGGCGACGGCGTTCAGGCGCTGCAATGGGTCGTCAATGACGCGCCATCGCAGCACTGGACATTCGCGGCGGCGGGAGGCGGATACTTTACGGCGGCAAACGCCTCGAACGGCAAACTTCTCGGGGTGAACAATTCGCTCGCAACGGGGCAGCGCCTGCAAAATGAAACCGCGAACAGCTCCGCCAGTCAGCAATGGTCGTTTGCCCCGGCCGATCATGGATACGGCGCTCTTGTCAACAAAAACAGCCTCCTCTCTGGATCGATCAACCTCGCAACGAACGGCGGCGCTCCCGTAACCCAGCAACTGGCGAGCAGTCGCATCGATCAGCAATGGTCGCTTCGTTTTCTTGATGACGCTGCGGCGTATTACGCATTCAATGACAATGGAGGAGCGGCGGCGGCAGACAACAGCGGCCATGGAAACAACGGCGCGCTGATCGGCGGAGCGGGCTGGACGCTCGGGCTCGGAGGCTCCGCAGCGTCGCTCAGCGGCTCCGGCCAATATGTCGACTTGAGCCGACCCGTTCTCAACACCGCCCAGAGCTTTTCCGTATCCTGCTGGGTGAAATTAAACGCAATCACCAATTGGCAGACATTCGCCAGTCAGACCATCGGCAATACCGCAAGTTTCTTTCTCCAATTGCGCGCCGACGGTCACTTCGGTTTCACCACCTTTGCCGCCGATAACTACACGAATGGCGTCACGGCGGCGTCCACGTTCACGCCGCAGCCAGGCGTCTGGTATCACCTCGCCGGCGTTTACAATCAGCCGCTTCAGCAGATCAAGCTCTACGTCAACGGCGTGCTGCAAAGCGCTCAGTACAATGCCGTGACGGCCTCCGCCCCCGGACATACGCTGCTGGGAAGCGCGTTTGGCGGCGGAGCGCCCACGGACTTCGTCGGCGGAGCGATCGAAGACACGCGTCTCTATCAGCGCGCGCTGCTCGACAGCGATGTGACGAACCTCGCGCAGACCTTCAGCGTTCCTATCCCGCCCGCTCAATGCGAAACTCTCTTCGACGAAAATTCAGGAACGACGGCGGATGACGCCAGCGGTCACGGCAAAATCGGCGCCCTGATCGGCGGAGCGGGGTGGACGGACGGCGTACTGGGCGCGGCCGTCAATCTGAGCGGCGCGGGCCAGTATGTCAGCCTGAACGGCCCCGCGATCAACACCAGCCAGAGCTTCACCGTCGCGGCATGGGTCAAACTCAATGCGCTGGGCGGCTATCAAACGATTCTGAGTCAGGACGGCGCCAATATCAGCGCATTCTTCCTACAGGCGCGCTCCGACAATCATTTCATCTTCATCGTCCCTCAAACCGACTCAACGGGATCATCTCTCGCCGGCGCATGGGCGCCGACGGCGGCGATCACCGGACAGTGGACGCAATTGATCGGCGTATACGACGCCTCCAACGGCCTTGTGAAGCTCTACATCAACGGCGTGCTGACTGCGTCGACATCATGCCCAGGCGCATTCGCCGCGGCGGGAGGCGCGCAGATCGGGCGCGGCAAATGGAACGGTCCCGTGGACTTCTGGAACGGAGCCATCGATAGCGTCCGTGAGTATCAGCGCGCGTTCTCCGATGCGGACGCGCTGAGTTACTACAATACCGGCCAGTAA
- a CDS encoding transglutaminase family protein, translating to MNLKVSHKTTFHYNAPLTGESFMEVRLRPLTQPDVQECRSYQLTVDPSAPVFQYDLPGELGHVDHFTLRNDPHDLLTLSTVSVVETYRSNPFEGLMFDAGDWEMLRDPIFRRDQAEWLFPTEIISVGPQWMIPELPTTSVFEFGQALSQHIYDRFQYVPGSTDISTPLEEFVAQGRGVCQDYAHYMLAIARSAGVPARYVSGYVFSGADPNTHGGDAMHAWVELLIPHANTWRGFDPTNNLLVGERHIKIASGRDYDDVPPTKGLLRAARGGKLPECSDLDVVVSVKEVNFG from the coding sequence ATGAACCTGAAGGTCTCTCACAAAACGACGTTCCATTACAACGCGCCGCTCACTGGCGAATCCTTTATGGAAGTTCGCCTGCGCCCACTCACGCAGCCCGACGTCCAGGAGTGCCGCAGCTATCAATTGACGGTGGATCCGAGCGCGCCGGTCTTTCAATACGATCTGCCCGGCGAGCTCGGTCACGTCGATCACTTCACGCTGCGCAACGATCCGCACGATCTGCTGACGCTGAGCACCGTCTCTGTTGTGGAAACATATCGGTCCAACCCATTCGAAGGCTTAATGTTCGACGCCGGCGATTGGGAGATGCTGCGCGATCCGATTTTTCGCCGCGATCAGGCCGAATGGCTGTTCCCGACGGAGATAATCTCCGTCGGCCCGCAGTGGATGATCCCCGAACTGCCCACGACAAGCGTCTTCGAATTCGGGCAGGCGCTCAGCCAGCATATCTACGACCGTTTCCAATATGTGCCGGGGTCGACGGATATCAGCACCCCGCTGGAGGAGTTCGTCGCGCAGGGCCGAGGAGTCTGCCAGGATTACGCGCACTACATGCTGGCGATCGCCCGCTCCGCCGGCGTCCCCGCGCGCTATGTTTCGGGATACGTGTTCAGCGGCGCGGACCCCAATACGCACGGCGGCGACGCTATGCACGCCTGGGTGGAGCTGCTGATCCCGCATGCAAACACCTGGCGCGGCTTCGACCCGACGAATAACTTGCTCGTCGGCGAACGCCATATCAAGATCGCATCGGGACGCGACTACGATGACGTGCCGCCCACCAAGGGCCTCCTGCGCGCGGCGCGCGGCGGCAAGCTGCCCGAATGCAGCGATCTGGATGTGGTGGTAAGCGTTAAGGAAGTCAATTTCGGATAG